The nucleotide sequence CCGACGGACGCTTCCTGCTCTACACACAGGGAGAGGCGAACGGGCGCACGGACGTGCTGCGCCTCGACCTGACGACGGGTGCACGCCAACCCGTGGCGTCCACGCCGGATCAGAGCGAGTACTCGGCCCTGGTGCCGCCGGACGGCCGGGGTGTGGTCGTGGTCCGCGTGGAGCCCGACTCCACACAGCGCTTGTGGCGGACGGCCGTCGCGGACGAGCAGGTGGTCTTCCCCGACATCGCTCCGGTCGGCTATCACGCCTGGGTGGACGAGCGCCACGTCGCGCTCTTCGTGCTGGGCGATCCCGTCACCCTGGTGCTCGCAGACCCGACGACCGGGAGCACCCGTGTCGTGGACCAGCGCATCGGACGCTCCCTGCAGAGGGTGCCCGGACAACGGACCGTGAGCTACACCGCGGTGCCCGACAGTGTCGCATGGATCCGCGGCGTCGACGTCGACACGGGAGAGACGCATCCGATCGTGCCCGCCCTCGAAGGCAGCGAGGACCACGCCTGGACTCCGGACGGCGTCCTGCTGATGGGACAGGGAAGCAGGCTGTACGCGCGGGATCCCGGCGACCCGCAGGGGTCGTGGGCGCAGATCGCGGACCTGTCCGCATTGGGGAGCCGCATCTCCCGGATCGCGGTCCACCCGCAGGGCACGCAGATCGCGGTGGTGCTGGAGCCGGCACCCGCGTCCTGAGGCAGGAACGGGTCCTGAGGGCAGGAACGGGTCCTGAGGGCAGGAACGGGTCCTGAGGGCAGGAACGGGTCCTGAGGGCAGGAACGAAGAAGCGGGGAGGGCCAGGCCCTCCCCGCCGGGTCACGCGGCGTCACGTGTGCCCGCCGCCCCCTCCTCCGCAGTTCCCACCCCCACCACCTCCTCCACCACCCCCTCCTCCACCGCCACCACCGCCACCACCGCCACCACCTCCGGCCTGGTCGACCCAGATGTCGAGCCAGGTGAAGCGACCGGACGGGTCGAGCACCGGAACGTACTCCAGCTCCGGATCGGCGGCTTCGCCGCAGGCGTCCAGCGAGACGTTGCGCGGGACGGACACCCCGCCGACGAGGGCGAAGTCGTCCAGGCTGAAGGTGATGCGCCACCAGCCGTAGCGATGCTCGTTGGCCGGGATGGGCACGTCACGCAGGAAGAAGTTGTAGCCGTAGATGACCTTCCCGGCCACGTTGACCTCCGCGCTGTAGTACCCCGGGCCGTCGTTGCCCAGGCCCTCGGCGATCGTCCCCTCGAAGGCCGTGAAGCGCGGTTCGAGGGTGGTGTTGTCCAGCTTCTCGATCTTCAAGCGCGGGCTGACCGAGTAGATGGTCGGCAGGAACCCACCCGTCGAGCCATCGGTTCCGTGCATCTCGGACGGTCCCGACCCCGAGAGCAGGGTCATGTTGAACCCTGTCGCCGGGGCTGCCGTCCACGCGCTGAGCGTGTGTTCGATCCGCACGATCGAGTGCGTGTTCCACGTGTGGTGGGTCAGGTTGTCTCCCCAATCCACCTCCGCGGACTGCCGACCCAGGGCGCTGCCGTCGAACCACTGCGCCCGCCAGGTGTTGGCGTTCTGCTGCTGGAAGTACTGGACCCCACCGACCTCCACGTCCGGCGTGTTCCCGGACCAGAAGAACGCGTCGTTGGAGGGCACGGGGATGCTTTCCATCAGCGTGGGTCGAACGCCCGGATCCTGGGCGACCGGCAACCCGGTGACGCCGTATCCCTCGGCGAAGATCACGGGCCAGGAGAGGTTGTTTCCGTAGCCCTCCTCGGGCTCGCCTCCCCCTCCGCCACCCGGCTTGGCCACGACGACCTTCACCACGGCGCTGAGGGCGCCGCTGGTCACCGTGATGTCCGCCTCGCCGGCGGAATGCGCGCGAACGACCCCGGAGCCATCCACCGATGCGACGGTGGGGTCGCTGCTCACGAAGGTGAACGTGCGACCCGGGACCGGATTCCCGCTGTGATCCTGCACCTCGGCGATCAGCGTGAGCTCGTCACCCGGATGGGCCGTCCAGGCCGTGGGCGTGACGGACAGCACGCCATCGTTCGCAGGAGGTGGCGCCGCCACGACGGTGATCTCCACAGATCCACTCACCCCACCGCTCGTCGCGATCGCGCGGAAGGTGCCCACGAACCCGGCCTTGAAGTCCACGGCCGAACCGACCGTGTCCATCGGGACTCCGATGTCGTGGTGCGACGTCGCCCACGTGATGGTACGGTCGGGCAGCGCCTTTCCGGACGCGTCGTAGGCCAGGGCGCTCACCCGCACCAGGGTGCCCTTCACGACGGTCGTCGCGGAGGCCGTGACCGTCACGGACGCGACGGGCACCGGCGCTGCCGGCGTCACGACCACCTGCGCCCACCCCCGCACGCCGTCGGCCACGACGCCGATGCGGGTCGAGCCGGGCGCAACCGCAGTGACCACGCCACGCTCGCTGACGACGGCCACAGCCGCGTTCTCGGTGAACCAGGTGACGTCCATCGTGTTGGGCTTGCCTGCGCCATCCTTCACGGCCGCCGCGATCGTGGCGACCTGTCCGGGAAGCAGCGTCAGGCTGTTCGGCGTCAGGCTCACGGCCCAGACCGAGGGGACAACCTCGAGTGCTACCTGGGCCTGCACGCCGTCCACGTCGATGGTCACCGTGGCGGTGCCGGGGCCCCTGGCGGTCACGACCCCGTCGGCGTCCACCGCCAGAACGTTCTCGTCCGAAGAGGTGAACGTCATCGGTCGCTCGAGCCCGCTTCCGGTCACGTCGTAGACCGAAACACCGATGGTGGTGGTCTCCCCGACCCGAAGCTGCGTCAGAGCGACATCGGGATCGATCCGGTCCACCCACGGCGCGATCTCCCGGACGGCATAGACGCCCGACCCGTCGACATCGCCTTCGACGTACGCCCCCATGGGGTCGCCGAGCCCGGGCACGGCCTCCCATCCTGCCCCGGTCCAACGGTGGAGCCGGAGGAAGACCGGACGGGCATCCGGGCCCAGCGCGTTCGGCTCATAGCGTAGCCGCACCCGGACCGGGTGGCCGAGCACGACGTCACCGAAGCGCACCGTATGCGCCGAGCCGGCCACGATGCCGTCGGTGCCGTACTCGGAGGCGAACGACCACTCGGCCGAGACGAACGTCCGTTCGGACAGCGCCGCGGCGGGTACGACCAGGCGGATCTGCTCGTCCATCGAGCTGAGCTGACCGCCTTCGGGGCCGATCTCACGCCCCCAGGGTGTGATCACGACCTTGCGGGTCGCCGTGCGCCGACCGCTGGTGGCCGTCAGGATGACGGTACCGGAGTGACGCGCGACCAGCTTTCCTTCCACGACCTCCGCACACAGGGCGTCGGACGTGGACCAACTCGCGTTCAGGGCTTCGATGCGCCCCGATGTGTAGACCGCCTGGGCCGCCACAGGTAGCGAGGTGCCCGCGGCCAGGGTGGCCACCGGCAGATCGATGCGGAAATCCGACACGTTCTCGACCAACGGCCCGGTGGAGTCGGAGCAGGCCCCGATCCCCCCGAGGACGACGAGAACGGCGAAGCGGCCCCAGCGCGAGAAGGCAGGTCTGGACGACATGGTGCCCTCCTCACCTCCAGGGTTCCGTCGGCCGGCCGAATGCGCGACCGACGCCAGGAAAAGGTGGCGGAGTGGCAGCTGCTCGTCTGTCGGAAGGAGGACTACGGGTCCCGCGCGGAAAGATCCGTCAGCGTGAGAACGTCACCACCACCGGCGTGTGATCCGACGGTTTCGACTCGAAGTGGAGCTTCTTGCGCGCCTCCCGGTCCACGCGCGTCTCCAGCACCTGGCCGGCCAGCGGCGGTGTGGCGAACACGTGGTCGATCCGCAGCCCGTCGTTCTTGGGGAACGCCAGGCGCTGGTAGTCCCACCACGTGAACCAGTTGTCTTGCGGACGCCGGGCAGCCACCACGTCCACCAGCCCCCATCCTTCGAAGCGCGCGAGTGCAGCGCGGGCGTCCGCGTGGCAGAGCACGCTCGCTCCCCAGCGTTCCGGAAACGCGACATCGAGGTCGGTCGGAGCCACGTTGAAGTCACCGACCAGGGCCAGTGGGGCCTCGAGGCTCGCGGTGGCCCGCAGGTGGTCCAGGAGGCGGTCCATCCACCGCAGCTTGGCCGCGTACCGCTCGGTGCCCACCATCTGGCCGTTCGGGAAGTACGCGCTGATCACCCGCACGCCGTCCACCAGGGCCGAGATGAGCCGCGCTTCCTCCTCGGGGCCGTCGCCGGGGAGGCCCCGCTCCACCGCCTCGGGCGCGGACCGCGCCAGGATGGCCACGCCGTTGTAGGCCTTCTGCCCGTGCACCACCGCGTGGTACCCCACCGCCTCGATCGCCTCGAAGGGGAAGGCGTCGTCGGGGATCTTGGTCTCCTGGAGGCAGAGCGCGTCCGGGCGCTCCCGCTCCAGCCAGTCGAGCACGCGATCGAGGCGGACCTTGATGGAGTTGATGTTCCAGGTGGCGATCTTGAACGACACGCAGGTCTCCTTCCAGCGGGCGGCGGAGGAACGTGGACCGTGGCATGGGCCGCGGAGCGGAAGGTACTGGAACAGCGTCGGGGGATCACCCGACGCCCTGGGGCTCGGCGACGCCCGGCGTACGCGGTCGCGCCCCGGGCGGATCTCCTTGACAGTCCAGGAGAGCGGCCTAGCTTCTCCTAATTCATCTAGGAGAGCCGATGACCGACCGCGCCGACCCCCTTCCCGGGACCCTGGATCTGTTGATCCTCAAGGCCATCTCCCTCGGGCACGTGCATGGCTACGGGGTCCTGCTCCGCATCGAGCAGATCTCCGGAGGCGCCCTGGAGATCAAGCAGGGAGCCCTCTACCCCGCCCTCTACCGGCTCGAACACCAGGGCCTGATCGAGAGCGAGTGGGGAACGTCCGAGAACAATCGGCGCGCCAAGTTCTACCGGCTGACCGGTGCAGGACGGAAGCGCTTCGGGGAGGAGAAGGCGAGCTGGAACCGCCTGGCCGACGCCATCGCGTTGGCGCTGACCGCCACGCCCCTGGAGACCTGAGCATGGATCCACGACCTGGCTCCTCGGGGATCCGCCGCCTCGTGGCGCGCGTGCGCTCGCTGTGGAGAGGACTGCGTCACCGCTCGGAGATGGAAGCAGAGATGCTCGAGGAGTTCCGCCATCACATCGAGCTCCGCACGGAGGCCCTGATCCGGGAGGGCCTGGATCCGCGCGCTGCGGCCCGGCGCGCCCATCTGGAGTTCGGGCACATCGAGACGCACCGCGACGACGCACGAACGGCGCGGGGTCTGGGCCTCTTCGACGGTGTCCGCTTCTCGTCGCTCGACCTGAAGGTGGCGCTACGCATGGTGCGCAAGCATCCCTGGCTCACCGTCGTCGCGGTCTTCGCGCTGGCCGTGGGGATCCCCGTGGGGCTCGCGCCGATGCACCTGTCGGGCGTGTTCGACGCACCGCTGCCGGAAGACCCGGGGCGCCGCGTCTGGGCGCTGCGCCTGTGGCAGCCCCTGACCAGCAGCGTCGCCACACCCCGGCTCGACGACTTCGAATACTGGTCGCGGGAGCTTTCGTCCTTCGCTCGGCTGGGCGCCTTCCAGAGCTCCACGTTCAACGTCGACGCCGACGATGGCCGCGCCCCGCCGGTCCGGGGGGCTCACGTCACCGCGTCCACGTTCGACATCCTCGGTCGGCCCGCCCTGCTGGGCCGCACCCTGCTTCCCTCGGATCAGGCGGCGGACGCTCCCGACGTCGTGGTCCTCGGGCATGGGCTGTGGACGGCACGCTTCGGTGCCGATCCCACGCTCGTGGGAAGGACGATCCGCATCGGCGGTGCGCCGCATACGGTGGTCGGGGTCATGCCGGCCGGCTTCCTGTTTCCGTGGGCCGACCAGATCTGGTTGCCGCTCCGCGAGGCCCCGCTGGCCTCGGCAGCGCGGCTCCAGGGCCTGCGCGTCTTCGGCCGTCTCACCGACGGCGTCTCGGTCGAGGAGGCGCAGACGGAGCTCAGTGCGGCCGGACGCGCCCCCGTCGAGGAGGACTCCTCCCTACGCGTCCGTCTACAACCGGAGGTGGTCCCCTTCGCGTTCTCCTACCTCTCCTTCCCCCGCGGAGGCCTGCGAAGCCTGCCCGAGTACCTGTTCTTCCAGACCCTGGCGTTGACCCTGCTGCTCGTGGCGTGCGGCAACGTCGCGATGCTGATCTTCGCGCGTACGGCCACACGCTTCCGGGAGCTTGCCATCCGGGGCGCGCTGGGGGCCGGTCGGGCCCGCATCGTTTCGCAGCTCTTCGTTGAAACGCTGGTGCTCGCTGTCCTCGCCGCCGGTATGGGCGTCTTCTTGCTCGACACCGCGCTCGGACGGTTGGATTTCGCGGGTTGGGCGGGCGTCGAGTCCCTTCCCTACTGGTTGTCCCTGGACGTCACGGGCGGCGGGCTCCTCAGCGCCCTGGTCCTGGCTGTCCTCAGCGCGACCCTCGCGGGCGTGCTGCCGGCGCTGCGCATCACGGGGCGCGACGTCAGCGACACGATCCGCAAGGCGAACGCGGGCCGTTCCGGTATCCGCTTCGGCGGCGCGATCGGAGCGCTGGTCGTGGCCGACGTGGCGGTCTCCGTCGTGGTCGTGTCCCTCGCGCTGTCGACGGTGGATCGGATGACCGATGCCGCCCGGGCAGCACAGGCCGCGGGCATTCCCGCCGATGAGTACCTGGCCGTGGACGTGCGGATGCCGGACGCCTCGCCGAGGGGCGGAGAGGCCGTGGAGCGGCAGCGCTTCCGGGAGGAGATGGCGGCCGTTCAGCGGGCGCTGGTCGAGCGCCTGCAGAACGAACCCGGCGTGCGTAGCGTGGCCGTGGCCGACGCATTGCCGCGCATGGACGCCCGTTCCCGGCCCGTCGAGATCGACGGTGTGACCCGCCCCGGCAGCATGCCGGGGTGGTACGTCAGCGCCGTGCGCATCGACCCGGGCTTCTTCTCCGCCCTGGAGACACCCATCCTCATGGGTCGTGACTTCGCTCTGGGGGACGTCGAGGACGGGGCCACGGCCGTGATCGTGAACGCGCCCTTCGTGGAGCGACTGCTCGCGGGACGCGACCCGATCGGTCAGCGCATCCGCTTCCTGACCGGAGCGAATGAAGGAGAGGGTCCCTGGTATCAGATCGTCGGCGTGGTCGGCCACCTCGGCATCAACATGGTGAACCCGGCGAGCGGAGAGGCGCTGTATCTCCCAACCGCGCCGGGGGACTTGAATCCTTTCCAGATCGGCATCCATGCCCGGGTCTCGCCCGAGACCCTGGTCCCTCGCGTGCGGGAGATCGTGGAGCAGGTGGCGCCCACCGCAATCGCCGGAGCTCCGAGACCGCTGGGACGGATCAACCAGGGCGACTGGTACCTGATCCTCGGAGTCGCCGCCGGGCTGGCGCTGCTGGTGGCCGTGCTGCTGGTGCTGGTGATCTCCGGCATCTACGCCATGATGTCCTTCTCGGTCTCCGAGCGGACCCGCGAGATCGGTGTCCGCGCCGCGTTGGGGGCGACCCGCCCCCGCCTGGTCTACACGGTGCTCCGTCGCTCGCTGCTGCAGATCGGGATCGGGGCCCTGTTGGGGCTGCCGTTGGCGGCACGGGTGTTCTACGAGTTGGGCCTGGCCAGCGGGAGCCGCCACGCCACCGTCGGCGCCGTGGCCTTGGCGCTGGGGCTCGCGGTGGGCGCGGTGGCGGTCGTGGGGGCGTCTTCCTGCTACGTTCCCATGCGACGGGTACTGGCCATCCAGCCGAACGAGGCGCTCCGAGCCGAAGGATGAGCTGATGTGATGCGGCCGCGGCCTGAGCCCAGCCCCCGCCGGCCTGTCCCGAAGGTCCAGGTCCGGCGGACACGGGCATGACGGAGTCCCCTGTTCCGCTCCCCGTCGCCGTCATCGGCGCCGGCGCCGCCGGCCTCATGGCGGCGCTGCACGCGGCGCGCGCCGGCGCGTCGGTGGTGTTGCTCGAGCGCACGTCGGATGGCGGGCGCAAGATCCTCATCAGCGGCGGAGGTCGCTGCAACGTGCTGCCGGCGGTGGAGCGGCCGGGCGCGTTCGTGACCGATTCGTCCGCGCGCCTGCTGCGCCGACTGCTCGGCGCCTGGCCCCTCGCCGAGCAGCGCGCCTTCTTCGAGTCCGACCTGGGCCTTCCCCTGTCCCTGGAAGCCGAGTCCGCCAAGCTCTTCCCGCGGAGCGGCAAGGCCCGCGACGTTCGCGACGCACTCCTCGACGCCGCCCGCGCCGCTGGAGTCCGCCCGTGGTTCGGCGCGGCGGTCACCGACGCGGTCCCGACCGGGAACGGATGGACGGTCCACCTGGAGGGCGCGCCACCCCTCATCGCCTGCGCCGTGGTGCTGGCCACCGGGGGCCTGTCCGTCCCCGCCACCGGGAGCGACGGCTTCGGCCTGAAGCTGGCGGACCGGCTCGGGCATACCGTCCATCCGACGTATCCGGCGCTCACGCCGCTCACGGCGGATCCGCCTCCGCATGCGCATCTGGCGGGGATCTCGCTCGAGGTCACCCTGCGGGCTCCGGCCGCCCGCCCCCGCGTCACCACGACGGGAGGCTTCCTGTTCACGCATCGTGGGTGGAGTGGTCCCGCGGTCCTGGACGCCTCGCACCTGGCCACCCGGGCCCGACTCGGGTTGGCGGAGCCCGATTCCGCGCGGATCCGGGTGGCCTGGACCCGGTTGGACCGAGACGCCTGGACCGCCGAGCTCCAGAGTGGGCCGGGCACCGTGGCGCGGGCGGTGGGACGCCACCTCCCCGACCGGCTGGTGGAGCAGCTGCTCGCACAGGCGGGCATCCCCGCGGACCGCACGCTGGCCCAGCTCCGCCGCGGGGAGCGGACCGCGCTCGTGGAAGCGCTGTGCGACACGCTCCTGCCCTGGACGGGCGACGAAGGCTACAAGAAGGCGGAGGTGACCGGCGGTGGCGTGGCGCTGTCGGAGATGGATCCGCACACGCTCGAGAGCCGCCTGTGCCCCGGGCTGTTCCTGTGCGGGGAACTCCTCGACGCATTCGGGCCTATCGGGGGACACAACTTCCAGTGGGCGTGGAGTACCGGCCGGGCGGCCGGGCTCGGGGCGGCGACCCACGCGCAGCGACCCCCGCACGCCTGAGGACATCCGCAGCCGGAGGGACCGTGGTCCAGTGGGAGAAGCGCGGCCGCAGCCGCAATCTGGAGGATCGGCGGGGGCAGCGGGTCGGACGGGCAGGGGTGGGCATCGGGGGCACCCTGTTGCTCCTGGTGCTCAGCGTCTTCTTCGGACCGGAAGTGCTCCAGGTGCTCGGACCGGTGGTCTCCGCCACCAACAATCGCCCGCAGGTCACGGAAGGCCCGTTGGAAACGACGGCCGCCGAAGAAGAGACCGTCGACTACGTGTCCTTCCTGCTGGACGACATGCAAGCGGTCTGGAACACGCGGCTGCCACGGATGGGCGCCGATTACCGCGAGACCACCCTCGTGCTGTTTCGTGACGCCACGCCGTCCGCATGCGGCCTGGGGCAGTCCGCGATGGGTCCGTTCTACTGTCCGCGCGATGAGAAGGTCTACCTCGACCTCTCGTTCTTCGACGAGCTGGCCCAGCGCTTCGGCGCTCCCGGCGATTTCGCGCAAGCGTACGTGCTCGCGCACGAGATCGGTCATCACGTCCAGAACGTGCTCGGCATCTCCACCGAGGTCTCCCGCTTGCAGCAGGCGCGTCCGAACCAGGCCAACCAGCTTTCGGTGCGGCTCGAGTTGCAGGCCGATTGCCTCGCGGGTGTCTGGGGCGCCTCCGCGGCCGCACAGGGCCGCCTGGAGCCGGGCGATGCGCAGGAGGGGCTACGCGCCGCGGCCGCGATCGGCGACGACCGCATCCAGCGTCAGACGCAGGGTCGGGTCGTGCCGGAGTCGTTCACCCACGGTACCTCCGAGCAGCGCCTCGAGTGGCTGCGTCGGGGCCTGCAGAGCGGCGACCCGAACACCTGCGACACGTTCGGCGCCTGACACCCCCGCGCGGGGGTCGTGCGGGAGTGTCCCGCCCGGGAGGACGGCCTGCCCTCCCGGGGCACGAGGCGCCCGCACGAGCCGCCACCCTACACGGGGTCCGCCACCTTGGCCTTGGCCAGCATCCATTCCATCGGGCAGAAATGCGTGAAGCTGGACTGGATCAGGTTGAAACCCACGAACGCGGTGAAGAGGAACCAGGCCGGGTGCACCCACCAGCCCAGAGCCAGCGATCCGAGGACGAAGATCCCCGCGATGCGGCGGATCAGATAGTGCATCTTCATAGGACCTCCACGGTGTCCAACGCGTAGACGCGGATCCCCTCCTCGGGACCGCGCTGCTCCATAAGGCGCCGGACCTCCGCCGTGAGGCGCACGGCCTCCTCCACCGGCACGGCGGCGAAGAAGAGGGTGGACGATCCGGGAAAGGCCCGCGTCCCCATCTTCCGTCCGGTCGACCCCTTCCCCAGCACCTGCGGGATCTCGCTCCAGCCCATCACCCCCGATGTCTCCAGCAGCGCGGCCACGTCGGGGGCATGATCCGCGTCCACGAAGATCAGCAGCATCTTCATCGCATCATCTCGTAGTAGAGGAGGGGGATCGCGACCAGGGTGAGGAGGGTCGCCACGAGCGCACCGCTGATGAGCGCGATGCCGAGACCCTGGAAGATCGGATCGGTGACCATCACGATCCCCCCGATCACGACCGCCAGCGCGGTGAGCACGATGGGTCGGGCCCGGATGAGCCCGGAGGCCACGACCGCTTCGGCCAGGGGTCGCCCGCGCTCGAGCTCCAGCCGCACGAAGTCCACCAGCAGGATCGAGTTGCGCACGATGATGCCCGCCAGCGCGATCATCCCGATCATCGACGTGGCCGTGAAGAACGCGCCGCTGAGCGCATGCGCGGGCAGGATCCCGATCAGCGTGAGCGGGATCGGCGCCATGATGACCAACGGCACCAGGAAGCTCTGGAACCAGGCCACCACCAGCACGTAGATCAGCACCAGCACGGCCGCGAAGGCGATCCCGAGATCGCGGAACACGTCCACTGTGATCTTCCACTCGCCGTCCCACACCAGGAAGGACTCCTCCGTCAGCGTGGGAGAGGCGGCGTAGTAGACCGGGATGCCTTCCGCCTCGTCGCCCAGCTCGTGGCGCATGGCCAGCATGGCGTACGCGGGGCTCTCCATGGCGCCAGCCACGTCGGCCGTGACGTACACGACCGGCCGCAGGTTCTTGCGGTGCCGGGTGACGGGTGCGGGCATGCTGTCGAATGCGGCCAGGGAACCCAACCGCCGCGCCCCACCCGGTGTGGCGATGGGCAGCGCGGCCAGGTCACCGACGCCGCTCCGGTCCGCGTCCGCCAACTGGATGCGGAGCGGCACCGGCTCCGCGGCGTGTTCGTCATGGAGCAACCCGCCCACCGCGCCACCGCCGGCCGCGGCCAACGTACGCGCCAGATCCTCGGGCGTGATGCCAGCCCGCAGCGCTTCTGCCTGGTCGATGGCGGCGCGCACCTGCACGTGCGGCGCCTCGACCGTCCAGTCCACGTCCACCACGCCGTCGGTGCGCTCGAAGATCTCCTTCACGCGCGCCGCCCGCCGGATCTGCTCGTCGTAGTCGGGCCCGTAGACCTCGGCCGTCAGGGTGGCCAGCACGGGCGGGCCCGGCGGGATCTCGGCCAGCTTGACCGAGGCGCCATAGGCGCGCGCCACGGAGTCCACGACCGGCCGCAGCCGGAGCGCGATGGCGTGGCTCTGGGCGTCACGCTCGTGCCGGTCCGCCAGATTCACCTGCACGTCGGCCACCGTGGGACCACGCCGCAGGAAGTAGTGGCGCACGAGGCCATTGAAGTTGAACGGCGCGGCCACGCCGGCGTAGGTCTGCACGTCGTGCACGTCCTCGTCGGTCGCGACCGCCAGCGCGAGCGCCTGCGCCACCTCGTTGGTGCGCTCCAACGTCGTGCCCTCCGGCATGTCCACGATGAGCTGGAATTCGCTCTTGTTGTCGAAGGGGAGCATCTTGACCTTCACCAGCTTGAGCGGGACCAGCAGCACCGACACCAGGAGCAGGGCCACCATCACCGCATAGGCCGTCCAGCGCTTGCGGCGATCTGCGATCCAGCGCTCGAGCATGGAGCGGTACGCATCGGCGATCCGGCCGGTGGGCCGCGGTTCCTCCTCTTCCCCGGCTCCCCCCGTCGGGTGGGCAGGCGCGTGGTTCCTGAGCAGGCGGACGGCCAGATAGGGCGTGATGGCGAACGCCACCACCAGCGAGAAGATCATGGCGACCGAAGCGCCCACCGGGATGGGCCGCATGTAGGGCCCCATCAGACCGGACACGAACGCCATGGGCAGGATGGCCGCAATGACGGTGAGCGTGGCCAGGATGGTGGGATTGCCCACCTCGTCCACGGCGATCACGGCGGCCTCGTCCGCGTGGCGGCGGCCCATCCCCAGATGGCGAGCGATGTTCTCCACCACCACGATGGCATCGTCCACCAGGATCCCGATCGCGAAGACGAGCGCGAACAGCGTGATGCGGTTGAGCGTGTAGCCGTAGAGCCGGTAGACGAGCAGGGTGAGCGCCAGCGTGACGGGCACGGCCACCAGCACCACCACGGCCTCCCGCCAGCCGAGCGCCAGCCACACCAGGACGGCCACTCCCAACGTGGCGATCAGGATGTGGAGCAGCAGCTCGCGGGACTTCTCCGTGGCGGTCTCGCCGTAGTCCCGCGTGACGGTGACCCGCACGTCCTCGGAGAGCACCACGCCCTCGAGCTCCGCCACCCGCTCCAGCACGCGGTGGGCGATGTCGGCCGCGTTCTTCCCTTCCCGCTTGGCGATGGCGATGGTCACGGCGGGCTCGAAGTCCGCGTCCGCGCCTTCCAGGTGCGCCACGTACTGATCCGGCAGGGCCGGGCCGTCCTCGATGGTGGCCACGTCTCCGAGCCGCACGGCCCGGCCTTGCTGCATGCCCACCACCAGGTCCTTCACCTGATCCGGACGACGCAGCAGGTGGCCCACCCGCACGGGTACCGTGCGGTTGTCCGACACCAGCGTACCCGCAGGCAGGTCCACGTTGGAAGTGCCCAGGGCGTGGATGACCACCCCGGCCGACAGTCCGCGCGCGGCCAGCGCGGCGGGATCGAGCGTCACGCGCACCTCCCGCGGCGCGCCGCCCACGACCCAGCTCTCCGCCACGTCCGGGATGCGCTTGATTTCGGCGGCCAGCTCCGCGGCCTGTTGCCGGAGCAGGTAGCCTCCGGTGTGGTCGGCCGCAGACGAGAGCGTGATCGTCAGGATCGGGACCTCGTTGATCCCGTGCAGCGTCACCAGCGGGGGCGTGGCACCGGGCGGCGCCGACGCCGCGTTGGCCATCAGCTTGCCGTAGAGCCGCGTGAGCGCGAGCTCCGGCTCCGTGCCGACCTCGAAGCGGGCGGTCACCAACGCGCCATCGCTCTGCGAGGCGGAGTACAGGTACTCCACGCCGGGCACCTCCCACAGCGCC is from Gemmatimonadota bacterium and encodes:
- a CDS encoding PadR family transcriptional regulator, whose protein sequence is MTDRADPLPGTLDLLILKAISLGHVHGYGVLLRIEQISGGALEIKQGALYPALYRLEHQGLIESEWGTSENNRRAKFYRLTGAGRKRFGEEKASWNRLADAIALALTATPLET
- a CDS encoding Ig-like domain-containing protein — its product is MSSRPAFSRWGRFAVLVVLGGIGACSDSTGPLVENVSDFRIDLPVATLAAGTSLPVAAQAVYTSGRIEALNASWSTSDALCAEVVEGKLVARHSGTVILTATSGRRTATRKVVITPWGREIGPEGGQLSSMDEQIRLVVPAAALSERTFVSAEWSFASEYGTDGIVAGSAHTVRFGDVVLGHPVRVRLRYEPNALGPDARPVFLRLHRWTGAGWEAVPGLGDPMGAYVEGDVDGSGVYAVREIAPWVDRIDPDVALTQLRVGETTTIGVSVYDVTGSGLERPMTFTSSDENVLAVDADGVVTARGPGTATVTIDVDGVQAQVALEVVPSVWAVSLTPNSLTLLPGQVATIAAAVKDGAGKPNTMDVTWFTENAAVAVVSERGVVTAVAPGSTRIGVVADGVRGWAQVVVTPAAPVPVASVTVTASATTVVKGTLVRVSALAYDASGKALPDRTITWATSHHDIGVPMDTVGSAVDFKAGFVGTFRAIATSGGVSGSVEITVVAAPPPANDGVLSVTPTAWTAHPGDELTLIAEVQDHSGNPVPGRTFTFVSSDPTVASVDGSGVVRAHSAGEADITVTSGALSAVVKVVVAKPGGGGGGEPEEGYGNNLSWPVIFAEGYGVTGLPVAQDPGVRPTLMESIPVPSNDAFFWSGNTPDVEVGGVQYFQQQNANTWRAQWFDGSALGRQSAEVDWGDNLTHHTWNTHSIVRIEHTLSAWTAAPATGFNMTLLSGSGPSEMHGTDGSTGGFLPTIYSVSPRLKIEKLDNTTLEPRFTAFEGTIAEGLGNDGPGYYSAEVNVAGKVIYGYNFFLRDVPIPANEHRYGWWRITFSLDDFALVGGVSVPRNVSLDACGEAADPELEYVPVLDPSGRFTWLDIWVDQAGGGGGGGGGGGGGGGGGGGGGGGNCGGGGGGHT
- the xth gene encoding exodeoxyribonuclease III produces the protein MSFKIATWNINSIKVRLDRVLDWLERERPDALCLQETKIPDDAFPFEAIEAVGYHAVVHGQKAYNGVAILARSAPEAVERGLPGDGPEEEARLISALVDGVRVISAYFPNGQMVGTERYAAKLRWMDRLLDHLRATASLEAPLALVGDFNVAPTDLDVAFPERWGASVLCHADARAALARFEGWGLVDVVAARRPQDNWFTWWDYQRLAFPKNDGLRIDHVFATPPLAGQVLETRVDREARKKLHFESKPSDHTPVVVTFSR
- a CDS encoding ABC transporter permease — its product is MDPRPGSSGIRRLVARVRSLWRGLRHRSEMEAEMLEEFRHHIELRTEALIREGLDPRAAARRAHLEFGHIETHRDDARTARGLGLFDGVRFSSLDLKVALRMVRKHPWLTVVAVFALAVGIPVGLAPMHLSGVFDAPLPEDPGRRVWALRLWQPLTSSVATPRLDDFEYWSRELSSFARLGAFQSSTFNVDADDGRAPPVRGAHVTASTFDILGRPALLGRTLLPSDQAADAPDVVVLGHGLWTARFGADPTLVGRTIRIGGAPHTVVGVMPAGFLFPWADQIWLPLREAPLASAARLQGLRVFGRLTDGVSVEEAQTELSAAGRAPVEEDSSLRVRLQPEVVPFAFSYLSFPRGGLRSLPEYLFFQTLALTLLLVACGNVAMLIFARTATRFRELAIRGALGAGRARIVSQLFVETLVLAVLAAGMGVFLLDTALGRLDFAGWAGVESLPYWLSLDVTGGGLLSALVLAVLSATLAGVLPALRITGRDVSDTIRKANAGRSGIRFGGAIGALVVADVAVSVVVVSLALSTVDRMTDAARAAQAAGIPADEYLAVDVRMPDASPRGGEAVERQRFREEMAAVQRALVERLQNEPGVRSVAVADALPRMDARSRPVEIDGVTRPGSMPGWYVSAVRIDPGFFSALETPILMGRDFALGDVEDGATAVIVNAPFVERLLAGRDPIGQRIRFLTGANEGEGPWYQIVGVVGHLGINMVNPASGEALYLPTAPGDLNPFQIGIHARVSPETLVPRVREIVEQVAPTAIAGAPRPLGRINQGDWYLILGVAAGLALLVAVLLVLVISGIYAMMSFSVSERTREIGVRAALGATRPRLVYTVLRRSLLQIGIGALLGLPLAARVFYELGLASGSRHATVGAVALALGLAVGAVAVVGASSCYVPMRRVLAIQPNEALRAEG